In Hyphomicrobium denitrificans 1NES1, one DNA window encodes the following:
- a CDS encoding homoserine dehydrogenase, with the protein MEPLTLGIAGVGTVGGGLLELLTTNGAHFANIVGREIRVTGVSARSRDKLRGVAIGGFQWFDDPVALAKDPSNNVFIELIGGEDGVAKAAVEAALQAKKHVVTANKALLAKHGIELARLAEKNGVALNFEAAVAGGIPIIKTLREALGANRVRRVYGILNGTCNFILTQMQSENRPFAEVLKEAQALGYAEADPTFDIGGFDSAHKLALLTSLAFGTKVAFDQIHVEGIQTITEADIEAADSLGYRIKLLGVAAETETGIEARVSPALVLKDSAIAEVSGVTNAIAIEGDFSGSILLVGAGAGAKPTASAVAGDILDIARGLIVPPFVTPVAKLKPHKRAKLDRHYGSYYVRLALYDKPGAMAAVAKSMGDQGISLESIVQHRPQTLHAPRTAPQRSKDKAQPVIIITHETTEEAMRKALAAIEKDGNVTETPQMIRIEEL; encoded by the coding sequence ATGGAACCCCTTACACTCGGTATAGCCGGAGTTGGCACGGTCGGTGGTGGCCTGCTGGAGCTTCTGACCACGAACGGCGCGCATTTTGCGAACATCGTCGGGCGCGAAATCCGCGTGACCGGCGTTTCGGCGCGCAGCCGCGACAAGCTCAGGGGAGTCGCGATCGGCGGTTTCCAGTGGTTCGACGATCCGGTGGCGCTGGCGAAGGACCCGTCAAACAACGTGTTCATCGAATTGATCGGTGGCGAGGACGGCGTGGCCAAGGCGGCGGTCGAGGCCGCGCTTCAGGCAAAGAAACATGTCGTGACCGCCAATAAAGCTCTGCTTGCAAAGCACGGGATCGAACTGGCGCGGCTTGCCGAGAAGAACGGCGTTGCGTTGAACTTCGAGGCAGCCGTCGCAGGCGGCATTCCGATCATCAAGACGCTGCGCGAAGCGCTGGGCGCGAACCGCGTCCGGCGCGTCTACGGTATTTTGAATGGCACCTGCAACTTTATCCTGACGCAAATGCAGAGCGAGAACCGTCCATTCGCGGAGGTTCTGAAGGAAGCGCAGGCGCTCGGATACGCGGAGGCCGATCCGACGTTCGACATCGGCGGCTTCGATTCAGCGCACAAGCTCGCACTGCTCACGAGTCTCGCTTTTGGGACGAAGGTCGCCTTCGACCAGATCCACGTCGAGGGCATCCAGACGATCACGGAAGCCGACATCGAAGCCGCCGACAGCCTCGGTTACCGCATCAAGCTGTTGGGCGTTGCGGCCGAAACGGAGACTGGCATCGAGGCACGGGTATCGCCGGCTCTCGTCCTTAAAGATTCGGCCATTGCGGAAGTCTCAGGCGTCACCAATGCCATCGCCATCGAGGGCGATTTCTCGGGCAGCATTCTGCTCGTCGGGGCGGGAGCGGGTGCCAAGCCGACGGCATCTGCAGTCGCCGGTGATATTCTCGATATCGCACGCGGCTTGATCGTGCCGCCGTTCGTTACGCCTGTCGCAAAGCTCAAGCCGCATAAGCGTGCCAAGCTCGACCGGCATTACGGGTCCTACTACGTCCGGCTGGCACTCTACGATAAGCCGGGCGCCATGGCCGCGGTCGCCAAGAGCATGGGCGACCAGGGCATCTCGCTCGAGAGCATCGTGCAGCATCGGCCGCAGACTCTGCATGCGCCGCGCACCGCTCCGCAGCGGTCCAAGGACAAGGCACAGCCGGTGATCATCATTACGCATGAGACGACCGAAGAAGCGATGCGCAAGGCGCTGGCGGCGATCGAGAAGGACGGCAACGTCACCGAGACCCCGCAGATGATCCGCATCGAAGAACTGTAG